A genome region from Micromonospora inyonensis includes the following:
- the hisC gene encoding histidinol-phosphate transaminase, with translation MTDTGRHEPPIRLTRADLDALPNYVPGRSPADLARDLGIPEAIKLASNEVPYGPLPGVVEAIAEAAAGAHRYPDMGVVALHSALAERYGVTPDRIVTGCGSVALAEHLVRATCLPGDEVVYSWRSFEAYPIVVATSGATSVPVPNLPDHGHDLAAMAAAVTDRTRMVVVCNPNNPTGTFLRRPELEHFLDAVPDDVLVVLDEAYREFVTDPEVPDGLGYADRPNVAVLRTLSKAWGLAGLRVGVMVAQPAVATAVRKVVTPFSINLLAQAAARAALEQADEVERRCALIVAERDRVTGALRAFLPDIPTSQGNFVWLPLGDRAVAFAKACEARGVIIRPFPGEGVRMTIGTSAENDAFLAIAEEALDRTTEE, from the coding sequence ATGACCGACACCGGCCGCCACGAGCCCCCGATCCGGCTCACCCGCGCCGACCTCGACGCGCTGCCCAACTACGTACCCGGCCGCAGCCCGGCCGACCTCGCCCGGGATCTGGGCATTCCGGAGGCCATCAAGCTGGCGAGCAACGAGGTGCCCTACGGCCCGCTGCCGGGGGTGGTGGAGGCGATCGCCGAGGCCGCAGCCGGGGCGCACCGGTACCCGGACATGGGCGTGGTGGCGCTGCACTCCGCTCTCGCCGAGCGGTACGGCGTGACGCCGGACCGGATCGTCACCGGCTGCGGTTCGGTGGCGCTCGCCGAGCATCTGGTCCGGGCCACCTGCCTCCCCGGTGACGAGGTGGTCTACTCGTGGCGCTCCTTCGAGGCGTACCCGATCGTCGTGGCGACCAGCGGGGCGACCAGCGTGCCGGTGCCCAACCTGCCGGACCACGGGCACGACCTGGCGGCGATGGCGGCGGCGGTGACCGACCGGACCCGGATGGTGGTGGTCTGCAACCCGAACAACCCCACCGGCACCTTCCTGCGCCGGCCCGAGTTGGAGCACTTCCTCGACGCCGTCCCGGACGACGTGCTGGTGGTGCTCGACGAGGCGTACCGCGAGTTCGTCACCGACCCGGAAGTGCCGGACGGGCTCGGCTACGCCGACCGACCCAACGTGGCGGTGCTGCGCACCCTCTCCAAGGCGTGGGGCCTGGCCGGGCTGCGGGTCGGCGTCATGGTCGCCCAGCCGGCGGTGGCCACCGCCGTGCGCAAGGTGGTCACCCCGTTCTCGATCAACCTGCTCGCCCAGGCCGCCGCGCGGGCCGCGCTGGAGCAGGCCGACGAGGTCGAGCGCCGGTGCGCCCTGATCGTCGCCGAGCGGGACCGGGTCACCGGGGCGCTGCGCGCGTTCCTCCCCGACATCCCGACCAGCCAGGGCAACTTCGTCTGGCTGCCACTGGGCGACCGGGCGGTCGCGTTCGCCAAGGCGTGCGAGGCGCGCGGCGTGATCATCCGTCCGTTCCCCGGTGAGGGTGTCCGGATGACTATCGGTACTTCCGCGGAGAACGACGCCTTCCTGGCGATCGCCGAGGAGGCACTCGACAGGACCACCGAGGAATAA
- a CDS encoding PQQ-binding-like beta-propeller repeat protein has translation MGIPKDRRRIVVTVATLLVAGLAAATVYRVLAPAEVVTVARGERPPAVDPEVGPIGRFSTAPLIVDGRLRVYATTRQVWADEPVDDRQRNTPYWSYRRWPAQLSGVLAAGTTVVSRWSDGRLVAIDADTGRVAWRADAPAPQEGYTGRRTGAETVWHPHGLHTATGPGGGAVVVVVGDRQVQGTDLTSGRRLWRVDVDPGCRTDVGTTVAGRLATLDRCAGGPVVEFRDVATGTVTERWSPPGAGAEVTVTPTGCATARSACAGLHVAETGTAGQRTGGAAGEDGGRGWLVDAGAPVAALGLDRAGTVLAGRTGVGVSADGVVTGRSALTGDELWRRADLGPGTRVVAAQPGRVHLLTAEKDLVTLDPASGAERSRFRFTIGRDGTGWTPGLGWAADGYLALERLRTPVEEGAGDQRYYAMAEPVVLAAL, from the coding sequence ATGGGGATCCCGAAGGACCGGCGGCGGATCGTCGTCACGGTCGCGACGCTGCTCGTCGCCGGGTTGGCCGCCGCCACGGTGTACCGGGTGCTCGCCCCGGCCGAGGTGGTCACCGTCGCCCGTGGGGAACGCCCGCCGGCCGTGGACCCGGAGGTCGGCCCGATCGGACGGTTCTCCACCGCGCCGCTGATCGTCGACGGCCGGCTGCGGGTGTACGCGACGACCCGGCAGGTCTGGGCCGACGAACCGGTCGACGACCGCCAGCGCAACACCCCGTACTGGTCGTACCGGCGGTGGCCGGCCCAGCTCAGCGGGGTGCTGGCGGCCGGGACCACGGTGGTGAGCCGCTGGTCGGACGGGCGGCTCGTGGCCATCGACGCCGACACCGGTCGGGTCGCCTGGCGGGCGGACGCCCCGGCTCCCCAGGAGGGCTACACCGGTCGGCGTACCGGGGCGGAGACCGTCTGGCACCCGCACGGCCTGCACACCGCCACCGGGCCGGGCGGCGGGGCGGTGGTGGTGGTCGTCGGCGACCGGCAGGTGCAGGGGACCGACCTGACCTCCGGGCGACGGCTCTGGCGGGTCGACGTCGACCCCGGTTGCCGTACCGACGTCGGCACCACCGTCGCGGGTCGGCTCGCCACACTGGACCGGTGCGCGGGGGGCCCGGTCGTCGAGTTCCGCGACGTCGCCACCGGCACGGTCACCGAACGCTGGAGCCCGCCGGGGGCCGGCGCGGAGGTGACCGTCACCCCGACCGGTTGCGCGACCGCCCGCTCGGCCTGCGCCGGCCTGCACGTCGCCGAGACCGGAACCGCCGGCCAGAGGACCGGCGGCGCGGCCGGCGAGGACGGCGGCCGGGGCTGGCTGGTCGACGCCGGAGCGCCCGTGGCCGCCCTGGGGCTGGACCGCGCCGGCACGGTGTTGGCGGGGAGGACCGGCGTCGGGGTCTCCGCCGACGGGGTGGTGACGGGTCGGTCGGCGCTGACCGGAGACGAACTGTGGCGTCGGGCCGACCTCGGCCCGGGGACCCGGGTGGTCGCCGCCCAACCCGGCCGGGTGCACCTGTTGACCGCAGAGAAGGATCTGGTCACCCTGGACCCGGCCAGCGGTGCCGAGCGGTCCCGGTTCCGGTTCACCATCGGGCGGGACGGCACCGGCTGGACTCCGGGGTTGGGTTGGGCCGCCGACGGCTACCTGGCGCTGGAACGCCTCCGTACCCCGGTCGAGGAGGGCGCGGGCGACCAGCGCTACTACGCGATGGCCGAGCCGGTGGTGCTCGCTGCGCTGTGA
- a CDS encoding DUF397 domain-containing protein, producing the protein MNGLVGAVWRKSSRSNDQGLCVEVADNLVGALGVVGVRDSKDLTGPTLAVSPPGWSAFVTALREDRLRP; encoded by the coding sequence ATGAATGGTCTCGTCGGCGCCGTCTGGCGCAAGAGCAGCCGCTCCAACGACCAGGGGCTCTGCGTGGAGGTGGCGGACAACCTGGTCGGCGCGCTCGGTGTGGTCGGCGTACGCGACTCCAAGGACCTCACCGGCCCGACGCTGGCGGTCAGCCCGCCGGGGTGGTCGGCGTTCGTCACCGCGCTGCGGGAGGACCGGCTGCGGCCCTGA
- the fahA gene encoding fumarylacetoacetase yields MSWVTGAAGSPYDVTNLPYGVFRHGGREPRIGVRVADLVFDLAGAEEAGRVLAAGAFGSPTLNDFMALGRPQWTAVRRRLVELLTDPEHRSAVEPLLVPLAEVAMALPFEVADYVDFYSSEHHASNVGQIFRPGQPPLLPNWKHLPVGYHGRAGTVVVSGTPVVRPCGQRATAEGPVFGPSVRLDIEAEVGFVVGVGSPLGQRVSVDDLADHVFGVVLVNDWSARDIQAWEYQPLGPFLGKSFATSISAWVTPLDALADAFVPAPEQDPAVLDYLRAVPHRGLDLRLRVEWNGERVSEPPFAGMYWTPAQQLAHLTVNGASLRTGDLYASGTVSGPERDQAGSFLELTWGGAEPVRVGEDTRTFLEDGDTVTMTATAPGPDGTVIGLGEVTGTILPAN; encoded by the coding sequence ATGAGCTGGGTGACGGGTGCCGCAGGCTCGCCGTACGACGTGACGAACCTGCCGTACGGGGTGTTCCGGCACGGCGGGCGGGAGCCCCGGATCGGCGTGCGCGTCGCCGACCTCGTGTTCGACCTGGCCGGCGCGGAGGAGGCCGGGCGGGTACTGGCCGCCGGGGCGTTCGGCAGCCCGACGCTCAACGACTTCATGGCGCTCGGCCGCCCGCAGTGGACGGCGGTCCGGCGGCGCCTGGTCGAGCTGCTCACCGACCCGGAGCACCGGTCCGCGGTGGAGCCGCTGCTGGTGCCGCTGGCCGAGGTGGCGATGGCGCTGCCGTTCGAGGTCGCCGACTACGTCGACTTCTACTCGTCCGAGCACCACGCGTCGAACGTCGGGCAGATCTTCCGCCCCGGCCAGCCGCCGTTGCTGCCGAACTGGAAGCACCTGCCGGTCGGGTACCACGGTCGGGCCGGCACCGTGGTGGTCTCCGGTACGCCGGTGGTCCGTCCGTGCGGGCAGCGCGCCACCGCCGAGGGCCCGGTCTTCGGTCCCTCGGTACGCCTCGACATCGAGGCCGAGGTGGGCTTCGTGGTGGGTGTCGGGTCACCGTTGGGCCAGCGGGTCTCGGTCGACGACCTCGCCGATCACGTGTTCGGCGTGGTGCTGGTCAACGACTGGTCGGCGCGGGACATCCAGGCGTGGGAGTACCAACCCCTCGGCCCGTTCCTCGGCAAGTCCTTCGCCACCTCGATCTCGGCCTGGGTCACCCCGCTGGACGCGCTCGCCGACGCCTTCGTGCCGGCCCCGGAGCAGGACCCGGCCGTGCTCGACTACCTGCGGGCCGTCCCGCACCGGGGGCTGGACCTGCGGCTGAGGGTCGAGTGGAACGGCGAGCGGGTCAGCGAACCGCCCTTCGCCGGCATGTACTGGACCCCGGCCCAGCAGCTCGCCCACCTGACCGTCAACGGGGCGTCGCTGCGGACCGGCGACCTGTACGCCTCGGGCACGGTCTCCGGCCCGGAGCGCGACCAGGCCGGTTCGTTCCTGGAGCTGACCTGGGGTGGCGCCGAGCCGGTCCGCGTCGGCGAGGACACCCGCACCTTCCTGGAGGACGGGGACACCGTCACCATGACGGCCACCGCGCCCGGCCCGGACGGCACCGTCATCGGCCTCGGCGAGGTGACCGGCACCATCCTCCCCGCCAACTGA
- a CDS encoding homogentisate 1,2-dioxygenase, with amino-acid sequence MPYYRSVGEVPRKRHTQFRQPDGSLYAEELMGQEGFSSDSSLLYHRYAPTAIVAAEEFAPATVNRVPNLPLKPRHLRTHKLDGGPADPVLGRRYLLANDDVRIAYVVADRPSPLFRDATGDHCLYVESGSLRVESTFGVLDAVAGDYVVIPTSTIHRLVPTGDEPARLLAVEAAGHVGPPKRYLSVRGQFLEHSPYCERDVRGPDAPLLVDGEEAEVLVRHRSQAAGPNGSGTAWTRHVYAHHPFDVVGWDGHLYPWAFSIHDFEPITGRIHQPPPVHQTFQGPNFVICSFVPRKVDYHPEAIPVPYHHHNVDSDEMLFYTGGNYEARRGSGIEQGSISLHPSGFTHGPQPGAAERSLGVDFFDELAVMVDTFRPLDLCDAAAECEDPGYAWTWARRP; translated from the coding sequence ATGCCGTACTACCGCAGCGTCGGAGAGGTGCCGCGCAAGCGCCACACCCAGTTCCGCCAGCCCGACGGCAGCCTGTACGCCGAGGAGCTGATGGGTCAGGAGGGCTTCTCCTCCGACTCGTCCCTGCTCTACCACCGGTACGCGCCCACCGCGATCGTCGCCGCCGAGGAGTTCGCCCCGGCCACGGTGAACCGGGTGCCGAACCTGCCGCTCAAGCCCCGCCACCTGCGCACCCACAAGCTCGACGGCGGTCCCGCCGACCCGGTGCTGGGCCGGCGGTACCTGCTCGCCAACGACGACGTGCGGATCGCGTACGTGGTCGCGGACCGGCCGTCCCCGCTGTTCCGGGACGCCACCGGCGACCACTGCCTCTACGTCGAGTCCGGCTCGCTGCGCGTGGAGTCGACGTTCGGCGTGCTCGACGCGGTGGCCGGCGACTACGTCGTCATCCCCACCTCCACCATCCACCGCCTGGTGCCCACCGGCGACGAGCCGGCCCGGTTGCTGGCGGTCGAGGCGGCCGGGCACGTCGGCCCGCCCAAGCGCTACCTCTCGGTACGCGGACAGTTCCTGGAGCACTCGCCGTACTGCGAGCGCGACGTCCGGGGACCGGACGCGCCGCTGCTGGTCGACGGCGAGGAGGCGGAGGTGCTGGTCCGGCACCGGTCCCAAGCCGCAGGCCCGAACGGCAGCGGCACGGCCTGGACGCGTCATGTCTATGCCCACCACCCGTTCGACGTGGTCGGCTGGGACGGGCACCTCTACCCGTGGGCGTTCTCCATCCACGACTTCGAGCCGATCACCGGCCGGATCCACCAGCCGCCACCGGTGCACCAGACGTTCCAGGGGCCGAACTTCGTGATCTGCTCGTTCGTGCCCCGGAAGGTGGACTACCACCCGGAGGCGATCCCGGTGCCGTACCACCACCACAACGTCGACTCCGACGAGATGCTCTTCTACACCGGCGGCAACTACGAGGCCCGCCGCGGCTCCGGCATCGAGCAGGGGTCGATCTCGCTGCACCCGTCCGGCTTCACGCACGGCCCCCAGCCGGGCGCGGCGGAACGGTCCCTCGGCGTCGACTTCTTCGACGAACTCGCCGTCATGGTCGACACCTTCCGCCCGCTGGATCTCTGCGACGCGGCAGCCGAGTGCGAGGATCCGGGCTACGCCTGGACCTGGGCCCGTCGGCCCTGA
- a CDS encoding tetratricopeptide repeat protein, translating into MTEEPESPDSYLQRAQLLAELGRYDEAGGELAHVLARHPMHAPALTMLAWVHLASGRAGEALTAAESAAAAAPGMVEPLVARGLALTDLERYAEAARTADEILALGPDDAYAQRSAAAILAGARNGQPALNAAWRGVELAPEDPQAHLVLGLVSARLELFDLAERAYSEALRLDPELGEAQHDIGVIRLEQRRYAEALAHLADAAAVSPGRVDSGRTISDGVRQLVLYGAGWSLVATVLVACLAAGSGGLSRMFAAVAALGGALVVWWYAAKVPNLTSTILPGLLRTDRTLAVAVYAVAAAPALILLYALVGTPWPLVLAIVATAVAELAAFVRPVR; encoded by the coding sequence GTGACCGAGGAACCGGAGTCCCCGGACAGCTACCTCCAGCGGGCCCAGCTCCTCGCCGAACTGGGCCGCTACGACGAGGCGGGCGGTGAACTCGCCCACGTCCTCGCCCGGCATCCGATGCACGCTCCGGCCCTGACCATGCTGGCCTGGGTGCACCTGGCGAGCGGCCGGGCCGGCGAGGCGCTCACCGCGGCCGAGTCGGCCGCAGCCGCCGCGCCCGGCATGGTCGAGCCCCTGGTCGCGCGGGGCCTGGCCCTGACCGACCTGGAGCGGTACGCCGAGGCCGCCCGTACCGCCGACGAGATCCTGGCGCTCGGGCCGGACGACGCGTACGCCCAGCGCAGCGCGGCGGCGATCCTGGCCGGCGCGCGCAACGGACAGCCGGCGCTCAACGCGGCCTGGCGCGGGGTGGAACTGGCCCCGGAGGACCCGCAGGCACACCTCGTGCTCGGTCTGGTGTCGGCCCGGTTGGAGCTGTTCGACCTGGCCGAGCGGGCGTACTCCGAGGCGCTGCGGCTCGACCCGGAACTGGGTGAGGCGCAGCACGACATCGGCGTCATCCGGTTGGAGCAGCGGCGCTACGCCGAGGCGTTGGCGCACCTGGCCGACGCGGCGGCGGTCAGTCCCGGCCGGGTCGACTCGGGGCGGACCATCTCCGACGGCGTGCGCCAACTGGTGCTCTACGGTGCCGGCTGGTCACTGGTGGCCACCGTGCTGGTCGCCTGCCTGGCGGCCGGCAGCGGCGGATTGTCCCGGATGTTCGCGGCGGTCGCCGCGCTGGGCGGGGCGCTGGTGGTCTGGTGGTACGCGGCCAAGGTCCCCAACCTGACCAGCACCATCCTCCCCGGCCTGCTGCGCACCGACCGGACGCTGGCCGTGGCCGTGTACGCGGTGGCCGCCGCGCCCGCCCTGATCCTGCTCTACGCCCTGGTCGGCACACCCTGGCCGCTGGTGCTGGCGATCGTGGCGACGGCGGTCGCCGAGCTCGCCGCGTTCGTCCGGCCGGTGCGCTGA
- the ispF gene encoding 2-C-methyl-D-erythritol 2,4-cyclodiphosphate synthase encodes MIVPRVAVGTDIHAFDPGRPCWLAGLHWPGEVGLAGHSDADVVAHAACNALLSAAGLGDLGANYGVAEPEWAGASGIALLSESARRVRAAGFGIGNVSVQVIGNRPKIGPRRDEAQRVLSDAVGAPVSLTAATTDGLGFTGRGEGLAGVAVALVFPLDAGRGGEEDPA; translated from the coding sequence ATGATCGTTCCCCGGGTGGCCGTCGGTACCGACATCCACGCCTTCGATCCCGGTCGCCCCTGCTGGCTGGCCGGGCTGCACTGGCCCGGCGAGGTCGGGCTGGCCGGTCATTCCGACGCCGACGTGGTCGCCCACGCTGCCTGCAACGCGCTCCTCTCCGCCGCCGGCCTCGGCGACCTGGGCGCCAACTACGGCGTCGCCGAACCGGAGTGGGCGGGCGCCTCCGGGATCGCGCTGCTCAGCGAGAGTGCCCGCCGGGTGCGCGCCGCCGGGTTCGGGATCGGCAACGTCTCGGTGCAGGTGATCGGGAACCGCCCGAAGATCGGCCCCCGGCGGGACGAGGCACAGCGGGTGCTCTCCGACGCGGTCGGTGCCCCGGTCTCGCTGACCGCCGCCACCACCGACGGGCTCGGCTTCACCGGTCGGGGTGAGGGGCTGGCCGGCGTCGCGGTGGCCCTGGTGTTCCCCCTCGACGCTGGCCGCGGAGGCGAGGAGGACCCGGCGTGA
- the ispD gene encoding 2-C-methyl-D-erythritol 4-phosphate cytidylyltransferase, which translates to MTAQLNPCGDVAVLVPAAGSGIRLGPGAPKALRPLAGEPLLVHAVRRIAAAGSVHTIVVAAPAADVAAVAELLAPVAPVTVVPGGAQRQDSVAAALAAVPEGPEIVLVHDAARALVPADLVESVAAAVRSGHDAVIPVLPVVDTIKEVSADEVVQGTVDRSVLRAVQTPQGFRRAVLAAAHAAAVGPLTDDAGLVEKQGVPVVCVPGSEYAMKITRPFDLALAEQLLTVRP; encoded by the coding sequence GTGACCGCGCAGCTCAATCCGTGCGGTGACGTCGCGGTCCTCGTGCCTGCGGCGGGTTCCGGCATCCGGCTCGGCCCCGGCGCTCCCAAGGCGCTTCGGCCGCTCGCCGGTGAACCGCTGCTCGTGCACGCGGTACGCCGGATCGCCGCCGCCGGATCGGTCCACACGATCGTGGTGGCCGCCCCGGCCGCCGACGTCGCGGCCGTCGCGGAACTGCTCGCCCCGGTCGCCCCGGTCACCGTCGTCCCCGGCGGGGCGCAGCGGCAGGATTCGGTCGCCGCCGCGCTGGCCGCCGTACCGGAGGGTCCGGAGATCGTCCTGGTGCACGACGCGGCCCGTGCCCTCGTCCCCGCCGATCTCGTCGAGTCGGTCGCCGCGGCGGTCCGCTCCGGGCACGACGCGGTCATCCCGGTCCTGCCGGTGGTGGACACCATCAAGGAGGTCTCCGCCGACGAGGTCGTCCAGGGCACGGTGGACCGCTCCGTCCTGCGGGCCGTGCAGACGCCGCAGGGCTTCCGCCGTGCGGTGCTGGCCGCCGCGCACGCCGCCGCCGTCGGCCCGCTGACCGACGACGCCGGCCTCGTGGAGAAGCAGGGCGTCCCGGTGGTCTGCGTGCCCGGCTCCGAGTACGCCATGAAGATCACCCGCCCGTTCGACCTGGCGCTGGCCGAGCAGCTGCTGACCGTACGACCCTGA
- a CDS encoding CarD family transcriptional regulator, with product MVFSVGETVVYPHHGAALIEAIETRVIKGEPKQYLVLRVAQGDLTVRVPAENAEIVGVREVVGEEGLGKVFDVLRAPHTEEPTNWSRRYKANLEKLASGNPLKVAEVVRDLWRRERERGLSAGEKRMLAKARDILVGEVALAEKSTKDEAETLLDKVLTEA from the coding sequence ATGGTTTTCAGTGTCGGCGAGACCGTTGTTTACCCCCACCACGGGGCCGCACTCATCGAGGCAATCGAGACCCGGGTCATCAAGGGTGAGCCTAAGCAGTACCTCGTCCTGAGGGTTGCGCAGGGTGACCTCACGGTCCGGGTGCCCGCTGAGAACGCCGAGATCGTGGGTGTGCGCGAGGTGGTCGGCGAAGAGGGCCTGGGCAAGGTCTTCGACGTCCTCCGCGCTCCGCACACCGAGGAGCCGACCAACTGGTCGCGGCGTTACAAGGCGAATCTGGAGAAGCTGGCCTCCGGTAACCCGCTGAAGGTGGCCGAGGTCGTCCGCGACCTGTGGCGGCGGGAGCGCGAGCGGGGTCTCTCCGCTGGCGAGAAGCGGATGCTGGCCAAGGCCCGGGACATTCTGGTCGGCGAGGTCGCGCTGGCCGAGAAGAGCACCAAGGACGAGGCCGAGACGCTGCTCGACAAGGTTCTGACCGAGGCCTAG
- a CDS encoding type III polyketide synthase has product MAVPVIAGLGTAQPSSAAQDELWNGFFAGHYSGVTRVLARRIFANSGVSRRQAAVSPLLEDVSEWPTERRMRRYQIEALPLGKEAVGRALTSAGLSAGDIGLFVVCSCTGYATPGLDIMLARDLGMAPDTQRMFVGHMGCYAALPGLGAAGDFVAARGRPALLLCAELTSLHIQPATSRSDTQQIVSHALFSDAAVAAVLVPGGPGYALREVAAVTDTSTADHMTWEVTDTGFRMGLSPKVPQVLSTHVRGLADGLLARHGADRSGVDGWAVHPGGPRILNVVERELALPEQALAASRETLAEHGNCSSPTVLLILDRLFRRPAPPQRVVMLAFGPGLTLYAALLEHRR; this is encoded by the coding sequence ATGGCCGTGCCGGTGATCGCGGGTCTCGGTACGGCGCAACCGTCGTCCGCCGCCCAGGACGAACTCTGGAACGGCTTCTTCGCCGGCCACTACTCCGGGGTCACCCGCGTGCTGGCCCGGCGGATCTTCGCGAACTCCGGCGTGAGCCGGCGGCAGGCGGCGGTCAGCCCGCTGCTGGAGGACGTCTCGGAGTGGCCGACCGAGCGGCGGATGCGCCGCTACCAGATCGAGGCGCTGCCGCTCGGCAAGGAGGCGGTCGGCCGGGCGCTCACCTCGGCCGGGCTCTCCGCGGGTGACATCGGGCTCTTCGTGGTCTGCTCCTGCACCGGGTACGCCACCCCGGGGCTGGACATCATGCTCGCCCGCGACCTCGGCATGGCACCGGACACCCAGCGCATGTTCGTCGGGCACATGGGCTGCTACGCGGCGCTGCCCGGGCTGGGCGCGGCCGGTGACTTCGTCGCCGCCCGTGGCCGGCCGGCGCTGCTGCTCTGCGCCGAACTGACCAGCCTGCACATCCAGCCCGCCACGTCCCGGTCGGACACCCAGCAGATCGTCTCCCACGCGCTCTTCTCGGACGCCGCGGTGGCCGCCGTGCTCGTGCCGGGCGGCCCGGGCTACGCGCTGCGCGAGGTGGCCGCCGTGACCGACACCTCCACCGCCGACCACATGACCTGGGAGGTCACCGACACCGGGTTCCGGATGGGACTCTCCCCGAAGGTCCCGCAGGTGCTCTCGACGCACGTCCGCGGGCTGGCCGACGGCCTGCTGGCCCGGCACGGGGCCGACCGGTCCGGGGTGGACGGCTGGGCGGTGCACCCCGGCGGCCCGCGCATCCTCAACGTGGTGGAGCGGGAACTGGCGCTGCCGGAGCAGGCCCTGGCCGCGTCCCGGGAGACGCTGGCCGAGCATGGCAACTGTTCCTCGCCGACGGTGCTGCTGATCCTGGACCGGCTGTTCCGGCGGCCCGCCCCGCCGCAGCGGGTCGTCATGCTCGCGTTCGGCCCCGGCCTGACGCTCTACGCCGCCCTGCTGGAACACCGGCGTTGA
- a CDS encoding methyltransferase domain-containing protein — translation MRDGSAPVSSRECALPPNDPRQYDDLAGEWWRPDGVFAMLHWLAEARAALVPPARRPGALLVDLGCGAGLLAPHLAGKGYRHVGVDLTRSALEQAAAHGVTVVNADATAVPLADGCADVVAAGEILEHVPDWRRAVAEACRLLRPGGLLVLDTLNDTALSRLVTVRIGERLPAVPRGIHDPRLFVDDRELVRECARHGVALRVRGVRPQTVGMAAWLLRQAVPGLAPRALRAARAPRIVPTRSAAVLYQGRGIRQG, via the coding sequence ATGCGAGATGGTTCGGCGCCGGTGTCCTCCCGCGAGTGTGCGCTTCCCCCCAACGACCCCCGGCAGTACGACGACCTGGCCGGCGAGTGGTGGCGTCCGGACGGGGTGTTCGCGATGCTGCACTGGCTCGCCGAGGCGCGCGCCGCACTGGTGCCGCCCGCCCGCCGGCCCGGCGCGCTCCTGGTCGACCTGGGCTGCGGGGCCGGACTGCTCGCGCCGCACCTGGCCGGCAAGGGTTACCGGCACGTGGGGGTGGACCTGACCCGCTCCGCGCTGGAGCAGGCCGCGGCGCACGGTGTCACGGTGGTCAACGCCGACGCCACGGCGGTGCCGCTGGCGGACGGCTGCGCGGACGTGGTGGCCGCCGGCGAGATCCTGGAGCACGTACCCGACTGGCGGCGGGCGGTGGCCGAGGCGTGCCGCCTGCTGCGCCCCGGCGGGCTGCTCGTGCTGGACACGCTCAACGACACGGCGCTCAGCCGTCTGGTCACGGTCCGCATCGGTGAGCGGCTGCCGGCCGTGCCGCGCGGCATCCACGACCCCCGTCTCTTCGTCGACGACCGCGAACTGGTGCGCGAGTGCGCGCGGCACGGCGTCGCGCTGCGGGTACGCGGCGTCCGTCCACAGACCGTCGGGATGGCCGCCTGGCTGCTCCGCCAGGCCGTGCCGGGGCTGGCCCCCCGTGCCCTGCGCGCCGCCCGGGCGCCCCGGATCGTGCCGACCCGGTCCGCCGCCGTGCTCTACCAGGGGCGGGGGATCCGCCAGGGGTAG
- a CDS encoding UbiA family prenyltransferase produces the protein MWRTVLGLVRACHPEPAAAVTVVAGLLAWGVGHAPAGVASVVATVLASQLAVGWSNDRLDADRDELVGRADKPVVAGTVSRRTLGRGTVLAALAAPLVALTTNPTAALCAAVGLVAALLYNWPLKSTPVSVLPYAVSFGSLPAFVVLALPGAPTPPVWPVAAGGLLGAGAHFANVLPDLADDARTGVHGLPHRLGATGSGAAAAGLLLAATVVLVLGPAGPPSWPGLSAVAAAAVVPPLSWYGSRRAARAGARPVGAFRAVILVAVIDVALLVANGRVL, from the coding sequence ATGTGGCGAACGGTGTTAGGGCTGGTCAGAGCATGTCATCCGGAACCGGCCGCCGCGGTGACCGTGGTGGCCGGGCTGCTCGCCTGGGGCGTCGGGCACGCCCCGGCCGGAGTCGCCTCGGTGGTGGCCACCGTGCTCGCCAGCCAACTCGCGGTCGGCTGGTCCAACGACCGGCTCGACGCCGACCGGGACGAACTGGTCGGCCGGGCCGACAAGCCGGTGGTGGCCGGGACGGTCAGTCGCCGGACGCTCGGCCGGGGCACGGTCCTGGCCGCGCTGGCGGCCCCGCTGGTGGCGCTGACCACCAACCCGACGGCGGCGTTGTGCGCGGCGGTCGGCCTGGTCGCCGCCCTGCTCTACAACTGGCCGCTGAAGTCCACCCCGGTCTCCGTGTTGCCGTACGCGGTCTCCTTCGGCTCGCTGCCGGCGTTCGTGGTGCTGGCCCTGCCGGGCGCGCCGACCCCGCCGGTCTGGCCGGTCGCCGCGGGGGGGCTGCTCGGCGCGGGCGCGCACTTCGCCAACGTCCTGCCGGACCTGGCCGACGACGCCCGCACCGGGGTGCACGGCCTACCGCACCGGCTCGGGGCCACCGGCAGCGGGGCAGCCGCCGCCGGGCTGCTGCTCGCCGCCACCGTCGTCCTGGTCCTGGGGCCGGCCGGGCCACCGTCCTGGCCGGGCCTGTCGGCGGTCGCCGCCGCCGCCGTGGTCCCGCCGCTGAGCTGGTACGGCAGCCGCCGCGCGGCCCGCGCCGGAGCCCGTCCGGTCGGCGCGTTCCGGGCGGTGATCCTGGTCGCGGTGATCGACGTGGCGCTGCTGGTGGCGAACGGCCGGGTGCTCTGA